One region of Candidatus Krumholzibacteriia bacterium genomic DNA includes:
- a CDS encoding serine/threonine-protein kinase — translation MSACPDCSAPLPPDATACPRCGAALDRTVVVPGATDATRVVGSDATGAGSAGSSPAPDDRFAPGTVIAGRYRVVALLGRGGMGEVYRADDLKLGQSVALKFLPRGLETDADRLQRFLAEVRTARQVSHPNVCRVHDVDEFEGQHFLSMEYVDGEDLSSLLRRIGRLPEERAVEVARQICAGLAAAHEAGVLHRDLKPANVMLDGRGQVKLTDFGLASLAADAAGTEVRAGTPAYMAPEQIAGRDVSARSDVYALGLVLYELFTGRPVFQADTVAELSSMHASVAPSRPTTHVGSLDPTIERAVLRCLEKDPRERPPSAHAVAAALPGGDPLAAAVAAGETPSPELVAEAGARESLSPASAFGLAVLGLFVLVAGSYWAATMSWIAYLPFEKRPEVLQDRAVEILGELGYTDEAYAEPVDTAWGWLLWNDVMRQVAADDSTAGRWEAARERPDVGGFWYRQSPTLLRPAPDGVPVPTRGRVDLTDPLPSTPGEVAVLFDLDGTLRRFEVMPRRFTVEPPSEPDWTPLFEAAEFDTARFRPVEPRYSRFQAPDLRRAWIGSPAATPDIEYRVEAGASEGRPILFNVAEATSLEDLAAPPERTSRGIGALLVEVLPGLMILVVVILVATFGSRNVEGRSVDSRGAWRATVAIFAMFLVSAGLRSHELYGWGIAAELWNLIAGATFVAVITFALYVAVEPLARRVWPSMCVSMSRLLSREKPTLRDPLLGRSALAGLISAGVMFALLAPGVHWLRGFMGDEPPWPMGINLDLVHGGSVALSQVLNVTMLIGMTFVEVGALVVIERVVKRRWLAVVLAVVVWTLIEGTGSPLWFGVEFVRNALFMFVLLRFGILALVVANMARVLAYHARAVDYTHWTSEGAVMAVVVIVLLAVYGAWAATGRATRVA, via the coding sequence ATGAGCGCCTGCCCCGACTGCTCGGCTCCCCTTCCACCCGACGCCACCGCCTGCCCGCGGTGTGGCGCCGCGCTCGACCGGACCGTCGTCGTGCCGGGGGCCACCGATGCCACCCGCGTGGTCGGATCCGACGCCACGGGGGCCGGCTCCGCGGGATCGTCGCCGGCGCCCGACGATCGTTTCGCTCCGGGCACGGTGATCGCCGGCCGGTACCGCGTGGTCGCGCTGCTCGGGCGCGGTGGCATGGGCGAGGTCTACCGCGCCGACGATCTCAAGCTGGGCCAGTCGGTCGCGCTGAAGTTCCTGCCGCGCGGACTCGAGACCGACGCCGATCGGCTGCAGCGCTTCCTGGCCGAGGTCCGCACCGCGCGTCAGGTCAGCCACCCGAACGTGTGCCGTGTGCACGACGTCGACGAGTTCGAGGGCCAGCACTTCCTGAGCATGGAGTACGTCGACGGCGAGGACCTTTCGTCGTTGCTGCGGCGGATCGGACGGTTGCCCGAGGAGCGCGCGGTCGAGGTCGCGCGGCAGATCTGCGCGGGGCTCGCCGCCGCGCACGAGGCGGGCGTGCTGCACCGCGACCTCAAACCGGCGAACGTCATGCTCGACGGACGCGGGCAGGTCAAGCTCACCGACTTCGGCCTGGCCAGCCTGGCCGCCGATGCGGCCGGCACCGAGGTGCGTGCGGGCACACCGGCGTACATGGCGCCCGAACAGATCGCCGGACGCGACGTCAGCGCGCGCAGCGACGTCTACGCCCTGGGCCTCGTCCTCTACGAGCTGTTCACCGGCCGCCCTGTGTTCCAGGCCGACACCGTGGCCGAACTCAGCTCCATGCACGCCTCGGTCGCTCCCTCGCGACCGACCACGCATGTCGGCTCGCTCGATCCGACGATCGAGCGGGCGGTGTTGCGTTGTCTGGAGAAGGATCCGCGGGAGCGGCCGCCGTCGGCCCACGCCGTCGCGGCGGCGCTGCCCGGGGGCGACCCCCTCGCCGCTGCGGTAGCCGCCGGCGAGACGCCGTCCCCCGAACTCGTGGCCGAGGCCGGGGCGCGCGAATCATTGTCGCCGGCCTCCGCCTTCGGCCTGGCCGTGCTGGGGTTGTTCGTGCTGGTGGCCGGTTCGTACTGGGCGGCCACGATGAGCTGGATCGCCTACCTGCCCTTCGAGAAGCGTCCGGAGGTCCTGCAGGACCGCGCGGTCGAGATCCTCGGCGAGCTCGGTTACACCGACGAGGCCTACGCCGAACCGGTCGACACGGCGTGGGGCTGGCTCCTCTGGAACGACGTGATGCGTCAGGTCGCCGCGGACGACTCGACGGCCGGTCGCTGGGAGGCCGCGCGCGAGCGGCCGGACGTGGGCGGATTCTGGTACCGGCAATCGCCGACATTGTTGCGGCCGGCCCCAGACGGAGTTCCGGTCCCCACCCGTGGGCGCGTGGATCTGACCGACCCGCTGCCGTCGACCCCGGGCGAGGTCGCGGTGCTGTTCGATCTCGACGGCACGCTGCGGCGCTTCGAGGTCATGCCGCGGCGCTTCACCGTCGAACCGCCGTCCGAGCCCGACTGGACGCCGTTGTTCGAGGCTGCCGAGTTCGACACCGCGCGCTTCCGGCCGGTCGAACCGCGCTATTCGCGCTTCCAGGCCCCGGACCTGCGGCGCGCGTGGATCGGGTCGCCGGCCGCCACGCCGGACATCGAGTACCGCGTCGAGGCGGGTGCGTCCGAGGGCCGGCCGATCCTGTTCAACGTGGCCGAGGCGACGTCGCTCGAGGACCTCGCGGCCCCGCCCGAGCGCACGTCACGAGGCATCGGTGCCCTGCTCGTCGAGGTCCTGCCCGGCCTGATGATCCTCGTGGTGGTGATCCTCGTCGCGACGTTCGGGTCGCGGAACGTGGAGGGCCGGAGCGTCGACAGCCGCGGCGCGTGGCGGGCGACGGTGGCCATCTTCGCGATGTTCCTCGTGTCGGCGGGCCTGCGCTCGCACGAACTCTACGGATGGGGCATCGCCGCCGAACTCTGGAACCTGATCGCGGGTGCCACCTTCGTGGCGGTGATCACCTTCGCCCTGTACGTCGCCGTGGAGCCGCTCGCGCGACGCGTCTGGCCCAGCATGTGTGTGTCGATGAGCCGGCTGCTCAGCCGCGAGAAACCGACCCTGCGTGACCCCCTGCTCGGCCGCTCGGCGCTGGCCGGGCTGATCTCGGCCGGAGTGATGTTCGCACTGCTCGCCCCCGGCGTGCACTGGCTGCGGGGCTTCATGGGGGACGAGCCACCCTGGCCCATGGGAATCAATCTCGATCTCGTCCACGGCGGAAGCGTCGCGCTGTCCCAGGTGCTCAACGTGACCATGCTGATCGGCATGACCTTCGTCGAAGTTGGCGCGCTGGTGGTGATCGAGCGCGTCGTGAAGCGACGCTGGCTGGCCGTCGTCCTGGCGGTCGTGGTCTGGACCCTGATCGAGGGAACCGGATCGCCCCTGTGGTTCGGCGTCGAGTTCGTTCGCAACGCCCTGTTCATGTTCGTGCTGCTGCGCTTCGGCATCCTCGCCCTGGTGGTGGCGAACATGGCGCGCGTCCTCGCCTACCACGCGCGCGCGGTCGACTACACGCACTGGACGAGCGAGGGCGCCGTGATGGCCGTCGTCGTGATCGTCCTGCTCGCGGTGTACGGGGCGTGGGCGGCGACGGGGCGGGCCACACGGGTGGCCTGA
- a CDS encoding efflux RND transporter permease subunit has translation MKLSEIAIGRPVLAAVMSLAIVLLGAISFGRIGVREYPDVDPPVVSVTTFYRGASPSVVETEITDVLEEQFATLEDVKTMTSSSREQGSSITIEFELGRDVDQAANDVRDRVSRIRGSLPREAEDPVIAKVDVDAQPIMWIALNSETHTTLELSDVAERVVKDRLQRLPGVGSIFIGGERRYAMRVWLDPQRMAARGLTAQDVERAVGRANAEIPGGRVEGEEREFSVRTMGELETPEEFARIIVRRQGENVVRLGDVATVEIGAEDERTATRYNGRPTVGLGVVKQKNASTVAVAQEVRAAIPRLQEELPAGMRLEQAFDSAVFIEESIAEVRNTFLIALGLVILTVLVFLKSVRATLIPVVAIPVAIVGTFTAVYALDFSINIITMLALVLAIGLVVDDAIVVLENIFRHREMGRTRRQAAFAGMQEIGFAVIATTISLVSVFLPVAFLTGTVGRLFREFGISLALAVIISSFVALTLTPVLCSLLLGEVRKRTARNWRERSFEAFFDGLNRSYAATLRWVMARPLVLLAAIVVVVGTSGWFYQQLPRELVPTEDRGAAFGIVIAPEGATLDYTDRYMRQVEQVLLDVPERQSLFTATGLGFGGPGRVTNGFLFLRLKPRDERDRSQQEIVQSVFPRLMGIPGVLAFVINPPSLGGRGNTSPVEYVLQGDDYQTLGQAVQAFMERANELGYLVNLDTDLRLNKPQLEIRIDRERAAQLGVSVTDIGTTLETFLGGRVASEFTRGNKKYDVITQVRPSDRARPDVIRNLYLRGEAGLVQLANVVKVTETVAPKELNHYNRVRSATITANLAPGADLGQALDDLDAIAADVLPGGVRTDLAGQSLEFRESTGSLTFMFGLAVVFIFLVLAAQFESFVHPVTILLSVPLAVVGAIVSLFFLGQSLNIFSQIGLVMLVGLVAKNAILIVEFANQLRARGLEVGDAVVEAASIRLRPILMTSLSTVFGILPIAIGFGAGAESRRPLGIAVVGGVLFSTFLTLVVVPVVYRLLARFTEARRGTEIEEDRIAAKEPPPRPAGSSVAAAVGTGPDSAPARSAASQK, from the coding sequence GTGAAGCTGAGCGAGATCGCCATCGGACGTCCCGTTCTCGCGGCCGTGATGAGCCTGGCCATCGTCCTGCTCGGGGCGATCTCGTTCGGCCGGATCGGCGTGCGCGAGTACCCCGACGTCGACCCGCCGGTGGTGTCGGTGACCACGTTCTACCGTGGCGCGAGCCCCAGCGTGGTCGAGACCGAGATCACCGACGTCCTCGAGGAGCAGTTCGCGACGCTCGAGGACGTGAAGACCATGACCAGCAGCAGCCGCGAGCAGGGCTCGAGCATCACCATCGAGTTCGAGCTCGGCCGCGACGTCGACCAGGCCGCCAACGACGTCCGCGATCGCGTCTCGCGCATCCGGGGCAGCCTTCCACGCGAGGCCGAGGATCCGGTGATCGCCAAGGTCGACGTCGACGCCCAGCCGATCATGTGGATCGCGCTCAACAGCGAGACGCACACCACGCTCGAGTTGAGCGACGTGGCCGAACGCGTGGTCAAGGATCGTCTGCAACGCCTTCCCGGAGTGGGCAGCATCTTCATCGGCGGCGAGCGCCGCTACGCCATGCGCGTCTGGCTCGATCCGCAGCGCATGGCCGCGCGCGGACTCACCGCCCAGGACGTCGAACGCGCGGTCGGCCGGGCCAACGCCGAGATCCCTGGGGGTCGGGTCGAGGGCGAGGAACGCGAGTTCTCCGTGCGCACCATGGGCGAGCTCGAGACGCCCGAGGAGTTCGCGCGCATCATCGTGCGCCGACAGGGCGAGAACGTGGTGCGTCTGGGCGACGTGGCCACCGTGGAGATCGGCGCCGAGGACGAACGTACCGCCACGCGGTACAACGGCCGACCAACGGTGGGTCTGGGCGTGGTCAAACAGAAGAACGCCAGCACCGTGGCGGTGGCCCAGGAGGTCCGCGCAGCGATCCCGCGCCTGCAGGAGGAACTGCCCGCGGGCATGCGGCTCGAGCAGGCCTTCGACTCGGCGGTGTTCATCGAGGAATCCATCGCCGAGGTGCGCAACACCTTCCTCATCGCGCTCGGACTGGTGATCCTGACGGTGCTCGTGTTCCTGAAGAGCGTGCGCGCCACGCTGATCCCCGTCGTGGCCATTCCGGTGGCCATCGTGGGCACGTTCACCGCGGTCTACGCCCTCGACTTCTCCATCAACATCATCACCATGCTGGCGCTGGTGCTCGCCATCGGACTGGTGGTCGACGACGCCATCGTGGTGCTCGAGAACATCTTCCGGCACCGCGAGATGGGACGCACGCGGCGGCAGGCCGCCTTCGCCGGCATGCAGGAGATCGGCTTCGCGGTGATCGCCACCACCATCTCGCTGGTCTCGGTGTTCCTGCCGGTGGCCTTCCTCACGGGCACCGTGGGCCGCCTGTTCCGCGAGTTCGGCATCTCGCTGGCCCTGGCCGTGATCATCTCGAGTTTCGTGGCCCTGACCCTCACGCCGGTGCTCTGTTCGCTGCTGCTCGGCGAGGTGCGCAAGCGCACGGCTCGCAACTGGCGCGAACGTTCCTTCGAGGCCTTCTTCGACGGCCTGAACCGTTCCTACGCCGCGACCCTGCGCTGGGTCATGGCACGGCCCCTGGTGCTGCTGGCGGCGATCGTGGTGGTGGTCGGTACCTCGGGTTGGTTCTACCAGCAGCTCCCGCGCGAGCTGGTCCCCACGGAAGATCGTGGCGCGGCCTTCGGTATCGTCATCGCTCCGGAAGGTGCCACGCTCGACTACACCGACCGGTACATGCGACAGGTCGAGCAGGTCCTGCTCGACGTTCCCGAGCGGCAGTCATTGTTCACGGCCACCGGACTGGGTTTCGGCGGGCCCGGGCGGGTGACCAACGGCTTCCTGTTCCTGCGCCTGAAGCCCCGGGACGAGCGCGATCGCAGCCAGCAGGAGATCGTCCAGTCGGTCTTCCCACGCCTGATGGGCATTCCCGGCGTGCTCGCCTTCGTGATCAATCCACCCAGCCTGGGTGGCCGCGGCAACACGTCGCCCGTGGAGTACGTGTTGCAGGGCGACGACTACCAGACCCTCGGCCAGGCCGTCCAGGCGTTCATGGAACGCGCCAACGAGCTTGGCTACCTGGTGAATCTGGACACCGACCTGCGCCTGAACAAACCGCAGCTCGAGATCCGCATCGATCGCGAGCGGGCGGCGCAGCTGGGCGTGTCGGTGACCGACATCGGCACCACCCTGGAGACCTTCCTGGGCGGCCGCGTCGCCAGCGAGTTCACGCGGGGCAACAAGAAGTACGACGTGATCACCCAGGTGCGGCCGAGCGATCGCGCCCGTCCCGACGTGATCCGCAACCTGTACCTGCGCGGCGAGGCCGGACTCGTGCAGTTGGCCAACGTGGTGAAGGTGACCGAGACCGTGGCCCCGAAGGAGCTCAACCACTACAACCGCGTGCGCTCGGCCACCATCACCGCGAACCTCGCCCCGGGCGCCGACCTGGGACAGGCGCTCGACGATCTCGACGCCATCGCCGCCGACGTGTTGCCCGGGGGTGTCCGTACCGACCTCGCCGGGCAGTCACTCGAGTTCCGCGAGAGCACCGGCAGTCTGACCTTCATGTTCGGACTGGCCGTGGTGTTCATCTTCCTGGTGCTGGCGGCACAGTTCGAGAGCTTCGTGCATCCGGTGACCATCCTGCTGTCGGTGCCGCTGGCGGTGGTGGGTGCGATCGTCTCGCTGTTCTTCCTGGGCCAGAGCCTGAACATCTTCTCGCAGATCGGCCTGGTCATGCTGGTGGGGCTGGTGGCGAAGAACGCCATCCTCATCGTGGAGTTCGCCAACCAGTTGCGCGCGCGGGGACTCGAGGTCGGAGACGCGGTGGTCGAAGCCGCATCGATCCGCCTGCGGCCCATCCTCATGACCAGTCTGTCGACCGTGTTCGGCATCCTGCCCATCGCCATCGGCTTCGGCGCCGGTGCGGAGTCGCGACGCCCCCTGGGCATCGCCGTGGTCGGCGGCGTGCTGTTCTCGACCTTCCTGACGCTGGTGGTGGTGCCGGTGGTCTACCGCCTGCTCGCCCGCTTCACCGAGGCGCGCCGGGGAACCGAGATCGAGGAGGACCGGATCGCGGCGAAGGAACCGCCGCCACGGCCGGCGGGAAGTTCTGTGGCGGCGGCCGTGGGAACCGGCCCCGACTCCGCTCCGGCGCGTTCCGCCGCATCGCAGAAATGA
- a CDS encoding 6-bladed beta-propeller — MRLLCIALVAILGTAEPCAAEADLHLVADLVVGHDRPIGIVLEAVEDSRGRLYLADSGFTTIHVFSAAGTFLRQISGPGEGPGMLMIPFVLAIDANDRLVVAGAGGRVAIWDTDGNHLDEFRRRNPDGTVKSIAVTPAGDVVLAAYDPFGNTVADVYRPDGEHLISIPATRDPVHGDDPRVRPFFGGGSVDVEPDGSILYTQQYPYLVQRFSPHGDLLDENDEGGAGWLPAPPEPQTDRETFSVRLPGSSIDIRRVGDHVLNTATRSIGDTTRETLLTLYDAELELVAKTVLEGLHSVVGVDRKNRVLIFNRDQDDVPTVTRYELRIADGDSPD, encoded by the coding sequence ATGCGCCTTCTGTGCATCGCGTTGGTCGCCATCCTGGGCACCGCCGAGCCGTGCGCTGCCGAGGCCGATCTGCACCTCGTGGCCGATCTCGTCGTCGGCCACGACCGGCCGATCGGCATCGTCCTCGAAGCGGTCGAGGACTCGCGGGGACGGCTCTACCTCGCCGATTCCGGATTCACCACCATTCACGTGTTCTCCGCCGCCGGAACGTTCCTGCGCCAGATCTCGGGGCCGGGCGAGGGCCCCGGCATGCTGATGATCCCCTTCGTCCTCGCCATCGACGCGAACGATCGTCTGGTCGTGGCCGGTGCCGGCGGCCGCGTGGCGATCTGGGACACCGACGGCAACCACCTCGACGAGTTCCGGCGCCGGAACCCGGACGGCACGGTCAAGTCGATCGCCGTGACGCCGGCGGGCGATGTCGTCCTCGCGGCCTACGATCCGTTCGGGAACACGGTCGCCGACGTGTACCGCCCGGACGGCGAACACCTGATCTCGATCCCCGCGACCCGCGATCCCGTCCACGGAGACGACCCTCGCGTGCGGCCGTTCTTCGGGGGTGGTTCCGTCGACGTGGAGCCGGACGGATCGATCCTCTACACGCAGCAGTACCCGTACCTCGTCCAGCGCTTCTCCCCGCACGGTGACCTGCTCGACGAGAACGACGAAGGCGGGGCCGGTTGGCTGCCCGCGCCCCCGGAGCCGCAGACCGATCGGGAGACCTTCAGCGTTCGACTCCCCGGGTCGTCGATCGACATCCGCCGGGTGGGCGATCACGTCCTGAACACCGCGACCCGCAGCATCGGCGACACGACCCGCGAGACCCTGCTCACCCTGTACGACGCCGAACTCGAGCTCGTGGCGAAGACCGTGCTCGAGGGTCTGCACAGCGTGGTGGGCGTCGACCGGAAGAATCGGGTCCTGATCTTCAACCGCGACCAGGACGACGTTCCGACCGTGACCCGGTACGAGCTCCGGATCGCCGACGGTGATTCGCCCGACTGA